One genomic window of Ornithorhynchus anatinus isolate Pmale09 chromosome 12, mOrnAna1.pri.v4, whole genome shotgun sequence includes the following:
- the LOC100081457 gene encoding fibrinogen alpha chain: MQPHPSPSQEMLLMRISCVVLCLLGTAWVGNGGDESEFSSLGATGRGPRVMENVHSDCKDQDWPFCTDDDWTYKCPSGCRLKGLIDETSQDFTNRITKLRNLLFEHQRSNKDSSSVTREMLELIRGDLVSGNENDNLFGQVSEDLRRRIETLKRKVSDQAQRIINLQSSVRDQLVEMKRLEVDIDIKVRSCKGSCNRAYQYEVDLEFYKQHQKMLEQLSKINLLPSRDRQSLPILKMKPTKDFLPGNFKSQLQKAPSEWAALESMKQVEMVLENPGKERGSAPDSSSYGTGIGSASSGPSSSRPDSSRYPDVEPWDSKPGNPSWGNTRWEGSSRETAGSMKFGTGSSHSSKFFTSGPGKEFPVGSKDTSGLFTTKRSSCSKTVTKTIVNGPEGPKEVTKEVLTSDDGSDCSDLAGVGFDLGTGGIFNSRGTPDGTSEGRGDFNSRLTDALSFFESSATGTRYQGLNPGRGDSKFGTQHSHSQKSESDTFMEHGDGRSEDFSHIDTPDFTPSKTQGVTSTKTVVSSSSSFSRDGSTFETKSYKEAEVEGGRKTTAESLNVRSSKSLHRPRGISQPL; this comes from the exons ATGCAACCCCATCCTTCACCCTCTCAGGAGATGCTACTCATGAGGATCTCCTGCGTGGTGCTGTGCTTGCTGGGCACAGCTTGG GTTGGCAATGGAGGTGATGAAAGTGAGTTCTCATCATTAGGAGCCACAGGTCGGGGTCCTCGCGTGATGGAGAATGTCCATTCTGACTGCAAGGACCAGGATTGGCCCTTCTGTACTGATGATGATTGG actTATAAATGCCCCTCTGGCTGCAGATTGAAGGGGCTGATCGATGAAACCAGTCAAGATTTTACCAACAGAATCACCAAACTCAGAAACTTGCTATTTGAACATCAGAGAAGTAATAAAGATTCCAGTTCAGTAACCAGAGAGATGCTAGAACTTATCAGAGGGGATTTGGTCAGTGGCAATG aaaATGACAATTTATTTGGACAAGTGTCAGAAGATTTGAGAAGAAGAATTGAAACCCTGAAGCGCAAAGTCAGTGACCAAGCACAGAGAATTATAAACCTGCAGAGCAGTGTTCGAGATCAGCTAGTAGAGATGAAGCGTCTGGAG gTGGATATCGATATTAAGGTCCGATCCTGCAAGGGATCATGTAATAGGGCATATCAATATGAAGTTGACTTGGAGTTCTACAAACAGCACCAAAAGATGCTTGAACAGCTTTCCAAAATCAACCTGCTCCCCTCCAGAGACAGGCAGAGCTTACCCATCTTGAAAATGAAACCCACAAAGGATTTCTTGCCAGGGAATTTCAAAAGTCAGCTTCAGAAAGCTCCTTCAGAGTGGGCTGCTCTGGAGAGCATGAAGCAGGTGGAAATGGTGTTGGAGAATCCAGGAAAAGAGAGGGGTTCTGCTCCGGACTCTTCATCTTATGGAACAGGAATAGGGTCTGCAAGTTCGGGGCCTTCGAGCTCCAGGCCGGATAGCTCGAGGTACCCAGATGTAGAACCCTGGGATTCCAAGCCTGGAAATCCTAGCTGGGGAAACACCAGGTGGGAGGGCTCATCTAGAGAAACAGCAGGAAGTATGAAATTTGGAACAGGGTCATCCCACAGTAGCAAATTTTTTACTTCTGGACCGGGGAAAGAGTTCCCAGTTGGCAGCAAGGACACCTCTGGCCTCTTCACCACCAAACGCAGTTCCTGTTCCAAAACTGTCACCAAGACCATCGTTAATGGACCCGAAGGCCCCAAAGAAGTTACCAAAGAAGTGTTGACCTCTGATGATGGCTCTGACTGTTCTGACTTGGCAGGTGTAGGGTTCGATTTAGGCACAGGAGGCATCTTCAATTCAAGAGGGACCCCTGATGGTACCTCTGAGGGACGAGGTGATTTTAATTCCAGGCTAACTGATGCACTGAGTTTCTTCGAGTCTAGTGCAACTGGAACCAGATATCAAGGCCTGAACCCTGGCAGAGGGGATTCTAAATTTGGCACCCAGCACTCACATTCTCAAAAATCAGAATCAGACACATTCATGGAACACGGTGACGGCAGGAGTGAAGATTTCAGCCATATTGACACACCCGACTTCACCCCCTCCAAGACCCAGGGAGTTACCTCCACCAAAACAGTCGTGTCCAGTAGCTCTTCTTTCAGCAGAGATGGCTCCACTTTTGAAACAAAGTCGTACAAAGAAGCTGAAGttgagggaggcagaaagaccacgGCGGAGAGCTTGAACGTAAGAAGCAGCAAATCCTTGCACCGTCCCAGAGGTATCTCTCAACCCCTCTGA
- the LOC107548026 gene encoding fibrinogen alpha chain-like: protein MIPRFSFVKLTAINFCQPAQIFFLDCDDVLQTHPAGAQSGIFSIKPAGSSKVFSVYCDQETGLGGWLLIQQRLDGSVNFNRTWQDYKEGFGSLDAKGEGEFWLGNEHLHLLTQRDTVLRVELEDWSGNEAYAEYNVHVGSEAEGYVLRVSAFEGTAGDALLLGSLEEGTEYTSHANMQFSTFDRDADQWEENCAEVYGGGWWYNNCQGANLNGIYYPGGQYDPRNNSPYEIENGVVWIPFRGSDYSLRTVRMKIRPLETQLAEVGNGGIF, encoded by the exons ATGATACCTCGAT TCTCCTTTGTAAAGTTGACTGCGATTAACTTCTGCCAACCagctcaaattttttttttagactgcGATGATGTCCTACAAACACACCCTGCGGGGGCCCAAAGTGGCATTTTCAGTATCAAGCCAGCGGGATCCAGTAAGGTTTTTTCTGTTTATTGCGACCAAGAGACCGGTTTGGGAGGATGGCTCTTGATCCAACAGAGATTGGATGGATCGGTGAATTTTAACCGGACCTGGCAGGACTACAAGGAAGGTTTCGGCAGCCTGGAtgccaaaggggaaggagagttcTGGCTAGGCAACGAACACCTCCACTTGCTGACCCAGAGGGACACGGTCCTTCGGGTCGAATTAGAGGACTGGTCAGGCAACGAGGCCTATGCAGAGTATAATGTCCACGTAGGTTCCGAGGCAGAAGGGTACGTCCTCCGGGTGTCCGCCTTCGAGGGCACAGCAGGGGATGCCCTGCTCCTGGGCTCCTTGGAGGAAGGGACAGAGTATACCTCTCATGCCAACATGCAGTTCAGCACCTTCGACAGGGATGCGGACCAGTGGGAAGAGAACTGTGCTGAAGTGTATGGCGGCGGCTGGTGGTATAACAACTGTCAAGGGGCTAATCTCAACGGCATCTATTATCCCGGGGGCCAGTATGACCCACGGAACAATAGTCCGTATGAGATTGAGAATGGGGTGGTCTGGATCCCATTCCGAGGGTCTGACTACTCCCTCAGGACTGTCCGAATGAAAATCAGGCCCCTAGAAACCCAGTTGGCAGAAGTGGGAAATGGAGGGATTTTTTAG